The sequence GGTAAAGAGGTTGTAAATTCTTTTGTGGAGAAAGAAATTTTAAAAACACCCGAGCTAAATAAAACTCCTGTTAAAGTAGAAGATCCTGAAAGTTTTGCAGACTGGTTATCGTTTCTTAAAAAGAACAATGGTCAATCCTACAAACAAATTGAAGAGCAGGTAAGCTTTGAAAAGGCAAAACAGGATGCCAAACATACGCCGGTAGTTAAAGCCGAGAAAACTGCGGAAGTGCAGGAAAAAGACTCCGATAGTGTTGTAAATCCAAAAGAAGAAGTACAGGCCCGTAAGCTAAAGAATAAAGCTATTATTGATAAAATCATTGAAAGCAGTCCTGGAATTATCCGTCAGAAAGAAGAACAAAGATTTTATGCCCCTGATATTAAAGCTAAAGAAAGTCTGCTCGAGAACGAGCATTTGGTTACCGAGACGCTTGCTAAAATTTACGCTTTGCAGGGAAGTGTTAATAAAGCGATCCGCGCTTATGAGATCTTAAGTATAAAATCTCCCCAAAAAAGAGCCTATTACGATGGACTTATTCAAAAATTGAAGAATAATGCCTAAAAGCCTGAGAACCAAAGGTCCCGAATTGCTCAAAAAATTTGAAATTTCCAGAAAATGTGCTTACTTTGCACCTCTTATTAAATTTAATATAACCAATAAAAAATAACAACATGTTTTTCTCGATTATAACAATCATAGTTTGTGTATTACTAGTTTTAGTAATCTTAGTTCAAAACTCAAAAGGTGGTGGCATTCAAAGTCAGTTTGGTGCAGCTACACAAATTATGGGTGTTAAAAGAGGTACTGAATTTATTGAAAAAGCAACCTGGGGTTTAGCTATCGTATTAATCCTTTTAAGCGTTTTAATGTCACCACAAGGTACAGTTGTAGATACTACTTCTGAAGAAGGTGGATCAGTTGCAAAAAGAAAAGCTCAAACAGCTCCGGCATTGCCTGCACAACAACAGGCTCCTGCAGCTCAACCAGGTGCACAACCAGGCATGCCTGTTGAACCAGGAAAATAATTTTAATATGTAATTTCAAAAGCCATCCTTTTTGGATGGCTTTTTTGTTTTTATACCTTTGCTCAAAATTAAGTTATGCAGGTTTTTAAGTTTGGTGGTGCTTCGGTTAAAGATGCAGAATCCGTAAAAAATGTCTCTTCTATTTTAAAACGTTTTGCAAAAGAACCAACGGTTGTAGTGATTTCTGCAATGGGTAAGGTCACTAATAAGTTAGAAGAACTTACAAATGCCTATGTGCATAAATCTGGCTCCACAGAAACACTGCTTGAGGAAGTAAGGGAGTATCATGCGGATATTTTAAAGATTTTATTTCCTGATAAAAAACACAGCATTTACAACGATGTGGAAAATGTATTTGTAGAATTGTTATGGATTCTTGAAGAAGAGCCATCATTTTCCTATAATCATCATTACGATCAGATTGTTTCACAAGGGGAAATATTGTCTACCAGAATTGTCTCAGCTTACTTAAATACGGATGGCGTTAAAAATAAATGGCTCGACGCAAGGGGGATTTTGCAAACGGATAATTCTTACCGGGAGGGGAAAATAGATTATGACTTAAGTTCTACTTTAGTTCAGACGCAACTTTTACCTGCTTTAAAAACGAATGAAATGGTCCTTACACAGGGCTTTATTGGCGGCACTTCCGAAAATTTTACAACTACCTTAGGAAGAGAGGGAAGTGATTACACGGCAGCCCTGCTGGCTTATTTTACAGATGCCAGGCAGGTTGTAATTTGGAAAGATGTGCCGGGTGTTTTAAACGCAGATCCAAAATATTTTAAGAATACAAAAAAGATAGATGTATTAACCTATCATGACGCGATTGAGTTGACCTATTTTGGAGCGTCAGTTATTCATCCTAAAACAATTAAACCTCTGCAGAATAAAAATATTCCCCTGTACGTAAGGTCTTTTTTAAAGCCTGAAGAGCCTGGAACGCTTATTAAAGATGGCGAAAAAGGAAATACTATTACCAGTTATATTTTTAAAGAGAACCAACTACTTTTATCTATTCAACCTAAAGATTTCAGTTTCATAGCGGAAGATAACCTGAGCGGCATCTTTAATTTATTCTCCAAACACAATGTGCACATTCACATGATGCAGAATTCTGCCATTAGCTTTAGTGTTTGCACGGATAATGATATTCAAAAGATAGAGCCTTTAATAAACGATCTTCAGCAGCATTTTAAAGTTTTGTACAATACAGATGTGCAACTAATGACTATTCGTAATTACGACCAGGAAACCATTGCAAAACTGAGTGAGAACAAATTGATCTTAATAGAGCAGAGAAGCCGAAACACACATCAAATGGTTATGAAAGAGGAGCGCTCCTAGTTTTTGGTTTCTTGTTCCTGTTAAATTTAATCAGAAACAAGAAACCCGGAACAAAAACTCCTTAACGCTTTACGTATTGTGATTCGTAGTAATGTGCGTAGTTACCTGAAGTAACGTTATTTAACCACTCGTCGTTTTTCAAATACCAGTCTACAGTGCGGTCTAAACCTTGTTCGAATGTTACTGAAGGAACCCAGCCAAGATCTTCTTTTAATTTAGTAGCATCAATAGCATAACGCATATCGTGACCAGCACGGTCTTTTACAAACGTGATGAGTTTTTCATTAGTGCCTTCAGGGCGACCTAATTTTTTATCCATCACTTTACACAGCAAACGAATAACGTCAATGTTAGTCCATTCGTTGTGACCGCCAATGTTATAAGTACTTCCTAATTTTGCTTTGTGAAAAACAGTATCAATTGCCGTAGCGTGGTCCTCTACAAAGAGCCAGTCACGCACATTTTCACCTTTTCCATAAATAGGTAGAGGCTTATTCATTTTGATATTGTGAATGCAAAGGGGAATTAATTTTTCAGGAAAATGGTTTGGTCCGTAATTATTACTGCAATTTGAGATCACCACAGGTAAACCATAAGTGTCGTGGTAAGCACGCACAAAATGATCGCTGCTGGCTTTTGAGGCTGAGTAGGGACTATGTGGATCGTATGAGGTCTCTTCTGTGAACATTCCCGTTTCGCCCAGTGCTCCATATACCTCGTCAGTACTTACGTGATAAAATTTTGTGAATTTAGAAGTGTCTTCTTTGTAAAGTTCTTTCGCGGCGTTTAAAAGATTCACGGTGCCAATAACATTGGTCATCACAAACTCTAAAGGATTTGTAATGCTTCTGTCTACATGACTCTCTGCAGCGAGGTGAACTACTGCATTGTATTGCTCTTTTAAAAAGAGTGCATTTATAAAAGGAGCATCAACGATGTCGCCCTTAATAAATGTATAGTTCGGCTTATTCTCAATATCGGTAAGGTTTGCCAGGTTGCCCGCATAAGTTAGTTTATCTAAATTATGAATAGTGTAATCTGGATATTTGTTTACGAATAAACGCACCACGTGCGATCCGATAAATCCTGCTCCTCCTGTAATTAGAATCTTCATGCTTGTTGTTTTAACTTGTTAAACTTTAGGGCTCCTTTTTGTTTTATAAACTCCAGTAATTAAGAGTTTTTATTTTGTCTTTATAGATGCCTTTAACATCTACTAAAATTCCTTTTTTAGAAAGAATGGAGTCGAAGTATTTTTCATCAAGGGTTTTATATTCCTTATGATTTACGGCTACAATTACCCCGTCGTAACCTTTAGCGAGCTTATTTAAACCAAAACCATATTCGTGTTTTAATTCTTCAGAATCAGCATGTGGATCAACGATCTCTACCTTTACACCAAAAGACTTTAATTCTTTTACAATGTCAGCTACCTTACTGTTACGGATGTCGCTTACATCTTCTTTAAATGTAGCACCCATAACAAGGACTTTTGATTTTGAAATGTTTTTGCCGGCAGCAATGATTTTTTTAACGCAGGTTTTGGCGACATAAAATCCCATGCTGTCGTTTACGTAACGTCCGCTATTGATTACGCGTGCGTGGTAACCTAAAGATTCGGCTTTGTGAGTGAGGTAATAAGGATCAACACCAATGCAATGTCCACCTACTAAACCCGGAGAGAATTTTAAGAAATTCCATTTTGTTCCGGCCGCTGCTAAAACATCGTAAGTGTTGATATTCATTTTATTGAAAATGATCGAAAGCTCATTCATCAAAGCAATGTTTACGTCACGTTGGGTGTTCTCAATAATTTTTGCAGCTTCGGCTACTTTAATACTTGAGGCGCGGTGTGTGCCTGGTTCCACAATGATCTCGTAAGTTTTTGCAATGTTTTCAAGACTTTCTTTATCGCAGCCAGAAACGATTTTTAAAATTTTTGTAATGGTGTGTTCTTTATCACCCGGATTAATACGCTCAGGAGAATAACCTACTTTAAAATCTTTTACAAATTTTAGTCCTGAGTGTTGTTCTAAAACAGGAATACAATCCTCTTCCGTACAGCCCGGATAAACTGTAGATTCATAAACAACATAATCTCCTTTTTTAAGAACCTTCCCAACAGTAGTAGAAGCACCAATCAAAGGTTTTAAATCAGGTAAATTATGCTCATCAATCGGAGTAGGTACGGCAATAATAAAAAAGTTAGCTTTTTTTAAATCTTCAAGTTTATGTGTGAAAAGTATATCAGCGTTCGCGAAATCTTTTTTAGTGAGTTCGTTACTCGGATCAATTCCTTTTTTCATCATATCTACACGACCCGCATGAATATCGAATCCAATGACTTTGATTTTTTTTGCGAAAGCTAATGCAATAGGTAAACCTACATAGCCAAGGCCGATAACTGCTACCGTTGCTTCTTTTTTCAGTATTTTAGTATAGATGCTCATAAGAGGGAATAATTTTAAAAATGGGGTTTATTTATTTTATAACGTTAGTAGGTCTTAATGCGTAAATGCGTTCAATGATATCAACCACTTTTAATCCTTCAAGGGCATTGGTAGAAATCTTGTTGGTACCCTGTAAAGTACGTACAACATTCTCTATCACGCTGTGGTGATTGTTGGCCGAGCCCTTGTAGGAGCCGTAATCATTGGCAGGATTTGTTTCACCAAGAACGGGCATGGTATAATCTTTAATATTGCAAACCTCTATTTGGTCCATGTATTGACCTCCAACTTTCACGCTTCCTTTGCTGCCAACAATGGTAAGTGATGATTCCAGGTTTTTATCCCAAACGGCAGTAGAGTAGTTGATACAGCCCATTCCGCCATTCACAAAATCAAAGCTCACAAAACCACTGTCTTCAAAAGCCGTTGTTTTTTGATGATTAAAATCTGCAAATTTAGCCTGGATGTTTACAATATCACCAAAGATCCAA is a genomic window of Sphingobacteriaceae bacterium containing:
- a CDS encoding UDP-N-acetyl-D-galactosamine dehydrogenase; its protein translation is MYTKILKKEATVAVIGLGYVGLPIALAFAKKIKVIGFDIHAGRVDMMKKGIDPSNELTKKDFANADILFTHKLEDLKKANFFIIAVPTPIDEHNLPDLKPLIGASTTVGKVLKKGDYVVYESTVYPGCTEEDCIPVLEQHSGLKFVKDFKVGYSPERINPGDKEHTITKILKIVSGCDKESLENIAKTYEIIVEPGTHRASSIKVAEAAKIIENTQRDVNIALMNELSIIFNKMNINTYDVLAAAGTKWNFLKFSPGLVGGHCIGVDPYYLTHKAESLGYHARVINSGRYVNDSMGFYVAKTCVKKIIAAGKNISKSKVLVMGATFKEDVSDIRNSKVADIVKELKSFGVKVEIVDPHADSEELKHEYGFGLNKLAKGYDGVIVAVNHKEYKTLDEKYFDSILSKKGILVDVKGIYKDKIKTLNYWSL
- a CDS encoding preprotein translocase subunit SecG — translated: MFFSIITIIVCVLLVLVILVQNSKGGGIQSQFGAATQIMGVKRGTEFIEKATWGLAIVLILLSVLMSPQGTVVDTTSEEGGSVAKRKAQTAPALPAQQQAPAAQPGAQPGMPVEPGK
- a CDS encoding aspartate kinase, encoding MQVFKFGGASVKDAESVKNVSSILKRFAKEPTVVVISAMGKVTNKLEELTNAYVHKSGSTETLLEEVREYHADILKILFPDKKHSIYNDVENVFVELLWILEEEPSFSYNHHYDQIVSQGEILSTRIVSAYLNTDGVKNKWLDARGILQTDNSYREGKIDYDLSSTLVQTQLLPALKTNEMVLTQGFIGGTSENFTTTLGREGSDYTAALLAYFTDARQVVIWKDVPGVLNADPKYFKNTKKIDVLTYHDAIELTYFGASVIHPKTIKPLQNKNIPLYVRSFLKPEEPGTLIKDGEKGNTITSYIFKENQLLLSIQPKDFSFIAEDNLSGIFNLFSKHNVHIHMMQNSAISFSVCTDNDIQKIEPLINDLQQHFKVLYNTDVQLMTIRNYDQETIAKLSENKLILIEQRSRNTHQMVMKEERS
- the rfbB gene encoding dTDP-glucose 4,6-dehydratase; translated protein: MKILITGGAGFIGSHVVRLFVNKYPDYTIHNLDKLTYAGNLANLTDIENKPNYTFIKGDIVDAPFINALFLKEQYNAVVHLAAESHVDRSITNPLEFVMTNVIGTVNLLNAAKELYKEDTSKFTKFYHVSTDEVYGALGETGMFTEETSYDPHSPYSASKASSDHFVRAYHDTYGLPVVISNCSNNYGPNHFPEKLIPLCIHNIKMNKPLPIYGKGENVRDWLFVEDHATAIDTVFHKAKLGSTYNIGGHNEWTNIDVIRLLCKVMDKKLGRPEGTNEKLITFVKDRAGHDMRYAIDATKLKEDLGWVPSVTFEQGLDRTVDWYLKNDEWLNNVTSGNYAHYYESQYVKR